A single region of the Pseudomonas sp. PDM14 genome encodes:
- a CDS encoding enoyl-CoA hydratase/isomerase family protein — MSEYQSFTRDDHEGVAVVRFNHPPINLVDRTMVIDLLRLAQKLEGDTQTKVVIFRSDHADFFLAHYDLGSQLDAPPVALAPGTPSLLSALFTRFSRLSQVTIGELSGRARGAGSEFLLALDMRFASRETAVLCQPEIGVGLLPGAGGTVRLTQLLGRGRALEICLGGEDFDATTAELYGWINRALPGEQLSSFCDALARRIAGFPAGGIGNVKAVVERVSTLDEETLADESQRFVADMHAPETLDRVEWMLAQGGQHQGAMELDLGELLARYPQPITP; from the coding sequence ATGAGCGAATACCAGAGCTTTACCCGCGACGATCATGAAGGGGTCGCCGTGGTGCGCTTCAACCACCCGCCAATCAATCTGGTCGACCGCACTATGGTGATCGACCTGCTCCGTTTGGCGCAAAAGCTGGAGGGCGACACGCAGACCAAAGTCGTTATCTTTCGCAGCGACCATGCGGATTTCTTCCTCGCCCACTATGACCTGGGCAGCCAACTCGACGCACCGCCCGTCGCCCTGGCGCCCGGCACGCCAAGCCTGCTGAGTGCACTGTTCACCCGTTTCAGCCGCCTGTCCCAGGTCACCATTGGCGAGCTGAGCGGGCGCGCCCGCGGCGCAGGAAGCGAGTTTCTCCTAGCCTTGGACATGCGTTTTGCCTCCCGCGAAACCGCCGTGCTGTGCCAACCGGAAATTGGCGTGGGGCTGCTGCCGGGCGCAGGCGGCACTGTGCGCTTGACCCAACTGCTGGGCAGAGGCCGGGCCTTGGAGATATGCCTGGGCGGCGAGGATTTCGATGCCACTACTGCAGAGCTTTACGGCTGGATCAACCGCGCACTGCCAGGCGAGCAACTCAGCAGCTTCTGCGACGCCCTGGCCCGCCGTATCGCCGGCTTCCCGGCCGGCGGCATAGGCAATGTCAAAGCTGTGGTGGAGCGTGTCAGCACGCTCGATGAAGAGACCCTGGCGGACGAGTCGCAGCGCTTCGTGGCCGATATGCATGCGCCAGAAACCCTCGACCGGGTGGAGTGGATGCTCGCCCAGGGCGGACAACACCAGGGTGCCATGGAACTCGACCTGGGCGAGCTGCTGGCGCGGTATCCGCAGCCGATAACCCCATAG
- a CDS encoding DUF2160 domain-containing protein, translated as MEWMAWTLPTAAFFGGIALLLVTMSIWELRSPCVARKGFLPLATTRGDRLFIALLGSAYLHLLVIGVTDWNTWIASLLSVVWLLLVMRWG; from the coding sequence ATGGAATGGATGGCCTGGACCCTGCCCACTGCGGCGTTTTTCGGCGGCATCGCCTTGCTGCTGGTGACCATGAGCATCTGGGAACTGCGTTCGCCCTGCGTTGCACGCAAGGGCTTCTTGCCGCTCGCCACCACCCGTGGCGACCGGTTGTTCATCGCGTTGCTCGGTAGCGCCTACCTGCATTTGCTGGTGATCGGCGTGACCGACTGGAACACCTGGATAGCCTCGCTGCTGTCCGTCGTGTGGTTGTTGCTGGTGATGCGCTGGGGCTGA
- a CDS encoding putative bifunctional diguanylate cyclase/phosphodiesterase — protein sequence MTRAQFARIDGQQDDPVGRRLQARRLLQIANVLCVVLVCIGVQMVLSRDWLNAGLTLSALVFTLGGRALNRRGQVELSVAVVLLAIMGLVCVSLWFSQGLYSGAVVAFPGILIVASMAASLRLFIGLLLSMLAVVGFLTYAAMSGLHSFEPTPLGLGRMFNLGCILVMCAVAVWLLVDDLRRTLLRLQQVIQRAESSEASLNHLTQHDALTGLPKRLLIGDRTEQAIGQARRYQKRVALLLLDLDNFKTINDSLGHAAGDELLQEVAVRLQLAVGAEDTISRQSGDEFLVALADVDDLAAVSAVAVDIQQRLAQPITLRGMQLVTSISIGIALFPEDGEDFDTLLSHADMAMYQAKAAGRNGFCFFDAQTNADARERLSLELGLREALHREEFVLHYQPIVDLHSGQVLAVEALIRWQHPQEGMIYPGRFIDAAEQSGLIVEIGEWVLSEACRQMMVWQAAGLPRFVVSVNLSAVQFRRGNLEQLVEATLARFGLHPGCLELELTESILVQDSDALIGLLQRLKSLGVRLSIDDFGTGYSNLSYLQRFQVDKLKIDQSFVRQLQGNAQDQAIVTAIIQMARSFKLLTTAEGVEDESTRQLLAELGCDQGQGYLFARPMPGDELPAFVQRVAGPR from the coding sequence ATGACGCGTGCGCAGTTCGCTCGGATTGATGGCCAGCAAGACGATCCGGTAGGGCGGCGTCTGCAGGCGCGGCGGTTGTTGCAGATCGCCAATGTGTTGTGTGTGGTGCTGGTGTGTATCGGTGTGCAGATGGTGCTGTCCCGCGACTGGCTGAATGCCGGCCTTACGCTGTCGGCGCTGGTGTTCACCCTGGGCGGGCGGGCGCTCAACCGGCGCGGGCAGGTCGAGCTGTCGGTCGCGGTGGTGCTGCTCGCGATCATGGGGCTGGTCTGTGTGTCGCTGTGGTTCAGCCAGGGGCTGTACAGCGGGGCGGTGGTGGCGTTCCCCGGTATTCTCATCGTCGCCAGCATGGCGGCGTCGTTGCGTCTGTTCATCGGGTTGCTGCTGTCGATGCTCGCGGTGGTGGGCTTTCTGACTTACGCGGCGATGAGCGGCTTGCACAGTTTCGAGCCGACGCCGCTGGGCCTGGGGCGCATGTTCAACCTCGGCTGCATCCTGGTGATGTGCGCGGTGGCGGTGTGGCTGCTGGTGGATGACCTGCGCCGCACGCTGCTGCGTTTGCAGCAGGTGATTCAGCGCGCGGAAAGCTCCGAGGCGAGCCTCAATCATCTGACCCAGCACGATGCGCTGACCGGCTTGCCCAAGCGTCTGCTGATCGGCGATCGCACCGAGCAGGCCATCGGCCAGGCGCGGCGTTATCAGAAGCGCGTGGCGCTGCTGCTGCTCGACCTGGACAACTTCAAGACCATCAACGATTCCCTCGGCCACGCCGCCGGCGACGAGCTGCTGCAGGAGGTCGCGGTGCGCCTGCAGCTGGCGGTCGGCGCCGAGGACACCATCAGCCGGCAGAGTGGCGACGAGTTCCTCGTGGCCCTGGCGGATGTCGACGACCTGGCGGCGGTGTCCGCCGTGGCGGTGGATATCCAGCAGCGCCTGGCGCAGCCGATCACCCTGCGCGGCATGCAGCTGGTGACCTCGATCTCCATCGGCATCGCTCTGTTTCCCGAGGATGGCGAGGACTTCGACACGCTGCTGAGCCACGCCGACATGGCCATGTACCAGGCCAAGGCGGCGGGGCGTAACGGCTTCTGTTTCTTCGATGCACAGACCAACGCCGATGCCCGCGAGCGCCTGAGCCTGGAGTTGGGCCTGCGCGAGGCACTGCACCGCGAGGAGTTCGTGCTGCACTACCAGCCGATCGTCGACCTGCACAGTGGCCAGGTGCTGGCGGTGGAGGCGCTGATCCGCTGGCAGCACCCGCAGGAAGGGATGATCTATCCGGGGCGGTTCATCGATGCGGCCGAGCAGTCCGGGCTGATCGTCGAGATCGGCGAGTGGGTGCTGAGCGAAGCGTGCCGGCAGATGATGGTCTGGCAGGCGGCCGGGCTGCCGCGCTTCGTGGTCTCGGTGAACCTCTCGGCGGTGCAGTTTCGCCGCGGCAATCTGGAACAACTGGTCGAGGCCACGCTGGCGCGTTTCGGCCTGCATCCCGGTTGCCTGGAGCTGGAGTTGACCGAGTCGATCCTGGTGCAGGACAGCGATGCCCTGATCGGCCTGTTGCAGCGCCTGAAGAGCCTCGGCGTGCGGCTGTCCATCGACGATTTCGGCACCGGCTATTCCAACCTGTCGTACCTGCAGCGTTTCCAGGTCGACAAGCTGAAGATCGATCAGTCGTTCGTCCGCCAGTTGCAGGGCAACGCCCAGGACCAGGCCATCGTCACCGCAATCATCCAGATGGCCCGCAGCTTCAAGTTGCTGACCACCGCCGAGGGCGTGGAGGATGAGTCGACCCGGCAACTGCTGGCCGAGTTGGGTTGCGACCAGGGCCAGGGTTACCTGTTCGCCCGTCCGATGCCGGGCGATGAGCTGCCGGCATTCGTGCAGCGCGTGGCGGGGCCGCGCTAG
- a CDS encoding ABC transporter ATP-binding protein, which yields MSLTLEHVCRVVDQQVYIDDACLSFEPGSFNVLVGRTLAGKTSLMRLMAGLDKPSSGRILMNGADVTGVPVRQRNVSMVYQQFINYPTLTVFENIASPLRQAGMAKAEIERRVNETAQMLRIEKFLTRHPLELSGGQQQRTAMARALVKDADLVLFDEPLVNLDYKLREELRQEMRELFRTRRTIAIYATTEPNEALALGGTTTILHQGRVIQSGKTTEVYQRPQQVLAAELFSEPPINLMHGRIRVGEVSFEDFVHFPLTAELRGLGEGDYRFGVRPGHIGLVPSNDDDLELSVSVELAEISGSETFLHVRSEHFALVLHLQGVHEYDVDAPIRIYIPTHKLFVFDTRDRLVLAPSRRP from the coding sequence ATGTCGTTAACGCTGGAACATGTCTGCCGCGTGGTCGACCAGCAGGTCTACATCGACGACGCCTGCCTGAGCTTCGAGCCGGGCTCTTTCAACGTACTGGTGGGGCGCACGCTCGCCGGCAAGACCTCGCTGATGCGCCTGATGGCCGGCCTCGACAAGCCGAGCAGCGGGCGCATCCTGATGAACGGCGCGGATGTCACCGGCGTGCCGGTGCGTCAGCGCAACGTGTCGATGGTCTACCAGCAGTTCATCAACTACCCGACCCTGACGGTGTTCGAGAACATCGCCTCGCCGCTGCGCCAGGCTGGCATGGCCAAGGCCGAGATCGAGCGCCGGGTCAACGAGACGGCGCAGATGCTGCGCATCGAGAAATTCCTCACGCGCCACCCGCTGGAGCTGTCCGGCGGCCAGCAGCAGCGTACGGCGATGGCCCGCGCGCTGGTCAAGGACGCCGACCTGGTGCTGTTCGACGAGCCGCTGGTCAACCTCGACTACAAGCTGCGTGAGGAGCTGCGCCAGGAAATGCGCGAGCTGTTCCGCACCCGCCGCACCATCGCCATCTATGCCACCACCGAGCCCAACGAGGCGCTGGCGCTGGGCGGCACCACGACCATCCTTCATCAGGGGCGAGTGATCCAGAGCGGCAAGACCACCGAGGTCTACCAGCGGCCGCAGCAGGTGCTGGCTGCCGAGCTGTTCTCCGAGCCGCCGATCAACCTGATGCATGGGCGCATCCGCGTGGGCGAGGTGAGCTTCGAGGATTTCGTGCACTTCCCGCTGACCGCCGAGCTGCGCGGTCTGGGCGAGGGCGACTACCGCTTCGGCGTGCGCCCCGGGCACATCGGCCTGGTGCCGTCCAACGACGACGACCTGGAGTTGTCGGTGAGCGTCGAGCTGGCCGAGATCAGCGGCTCGGAAACCTTCCTGCATGTGCGCAGCGAGCATTTCGCCCTGGTCCTGCACCTGCAGGGCGTGCACGAGTACGACGTGGATGCGCCGATCCGCATCTATATCCCGACCCACAAACTGTTCGTGTTCGACACCCGGGACCGCCTGGTTCTGGCGCCGAGCCGGCGGCCATGA
- a CDS encoding SDR family oxidoreductase: MNETIAGRVALVTGAANGIGRATALAFASSGYKVVVSDIDSQAGQATVALIEAAGGEAVFIRCDVSCDAEVRRLIEQTVATYGRLDCAFNNAGIEIEKCKLADGNEEVFDAIMGVNVKGVWLCMKYQIAVMLAQGGGSIVNTASVAGLIAAPKQSIYSASKHAVIGLTKTAAVEYARKNIRVNAVCPAVIDTEMYRRASTDDPKHVALVVAAHPIGRIGTVEEIAAAVLYLSGDAAGFTTGIALPVDGGLTAL, from the coding sequence ATGAACGAGACAATCGCAGGACGAGTCGCGCTGGTAACTGGCGCGGCGAACGGCATCGGCCGCGCCACCGCGTTGGCCTTCGCCAGCAGTGGCTACAAGGTGGTGGTGTCCGATATCGACAGCCAAGCCGGACAAGCGACCGTGGCCTTGATCGAGGCGGCTGGCGGCGAGGCAGTGTTTATCCGCTGCGATGTGTCTTGCGATGCTGAGGTGCGCCGCTTGATTGAGCAAACCGTTGCGACCTACGGCCGGCTGGATTGCGCCTTCAACAATGCCGGAATCGAGATCGAGAAGTGCAAGCTCGCCGACGGCAACGAAGAAGTTTTCGACGCCATCATGGGCGTCAACGTCAAGGGCGTGTGGCTATGCATGAAGTACCAGATAGCCGTGATGCTCGCTCAAGGCGGCGGCTCCATCGTTAACACCGCCTCGGTCGCCGGTTTGATCGCCGCGCCCAAGCAAAGCATCTATTCGGCCTCCAAGCATGCGGTGATCGGCCTGACCAAGACTGCGGCGGTTGAATACGCACGCAAGAATATCCGGGTGAATGCCGTTTGCCCCGCGGTTATCGACACCGAAATGTATCGCCGCGCCAGCACCGACGACCCCAAGCATGTGGCCCTGGTCGTGGCCGCGCACCCCATAGGGCGAATCGGCACTGTCGAGGAAATTGCGGCAGCCGTGCTCTATCTATCCGGCGATGCGGCGGGTTTCACCACCGGCATAGCCCTACCCGTCGATGGCGGCCTTACGGCGCTGTGA
- a CDS encoding ABC transporter ATP-binding protein, translated as MAEIRLHNLAHSYSSQPGGPEDYAILEMSHVWEQGGAYALLGPSGCGKSTLLNIISGLLSPSEGQVLFDAREVNDLPPQERNIAQVFQFPVVYDTMTVFDNLAFPLRNQGLPEARVLSKVNEIAEVLDLHPLLKRKARNLTADEKQKVSMGRGLVRDDVSAILFDEPLTVIDPHLKWKLRRKLKQIHEQFNITMIYVTHDQLEASTFADKIAVMYGGQIVQFGTPRELFERPRHTFVGFFIGSPGMNLIEVSPYAGGVRFGETRLPLSPALNQRVAEQGWQSLKVGIRPEFVHVSDEPFVDALQGEVVHVEDLGTYKIVTLRLDGQLLKARLHEDQTVPQKVAYIGFPSQWLMLYANDVLVEVQA; from the coding sequence ATGGCAGAGATACGCTTGCACAACCTGGCCCACAGCTACAGCAGCCAGCCCGGCGGCCCGGAGGATTACGCGATTCTGGAGATGAGCCACGTGTGGGAGCAGGGCGGCGCCTACGCGCTGCTTGGTCCGTCCGGCTGCGGTAAGTCGACCTTGCTCAACATCATTTCCGGGCTGCTCAGCCCGTCCGAAGGGCAAGTGTTGTTCGATGCGCGTGAGGTCAACGACCTGCCGCCGCAGGAGCGCAACATCGCCCAGGTTTTCCAGTTTCCGGTGGTCTACGACACCATGACGGTGTTCGACAACCTGGCCTTCCCGCTGCGCAACCAGGGCCTGCCCGAGGCGCGGGTGCTGAGCAAGGTCAACGAGATCGCCGAGGTGCTCGACCTGCACCCATTGCTCAAGCGCAAGGCGCGCAACCTCACCGCCGACGAGAAGCAGAAGGTCTCCATGGGCCGCGGCCTGGTGCGTGACGACGTGTCGGCGATTCTCTTCGACGAGCCGCTGACGGTGATCGACCCGCACCTGAAGTGGAAGCTGCGGCGCAAGCTCAAGCAGATCCACGAGCAGTTCAACATCACAATGATCTACGTCACCCACGACCAGCTGGAGGCCTCGACCTTCGCCGACAAGATTGCGGTGATGTACGGCGGCCAGATCGTCCAGTTCGGCACCCCGCGCGAGCTGTTCGAGCGACCCAGACACACCTTCGTCGGCTTCTTCATCGGCAGTCCGGGGATGAACCTGATCGAGGTTTCGCCATACGCAGGTGGCGTGCGTTTCGGCGAGACGCGCCTGCCGCTGTCGCCGGCGCTCAACCAGCGCGTGGCGGAGCAGGGCTGGCAGAGCCTCAAGGTCGGCATTCGCCCCGAGTTCGTGCATGTCAGCGACGAGCCTTTCGTCGATGCACTGCAGGGCGAGGTGGTGCATGTCGAGGACCTGGGCACCTACAAGATCGTCACCCTGCGCCTCGACGGCCAGCTGCTCAAAGCGCGCCTGCACGAGGACCAGACCGTGCCGCAGAAGGTCGCCTACATCGGCTTTCCGTCGCAGTGGCTGATGCTCTACGCCAACGACGTGCTGGTGGAGGTGCAGGCATGA
- a CDS encoding carbohydrate ABC transporter permease, with amino-acid sequence MNKVINNKAWWLVLPVFLLVAFSAILPMMTVVNYSVQDIFDASTRTFVGFEWYKQVLQDERLHDSLLRQFVFSACVLLIEIPLGIAIALCMPTRGRWASACLIVMAIPLLIPWNVIGTIWQIFGRADIGLLGWTLSKLGISYNYASNTMDAWVTVLVMDVWHWTSLVALLCYSGLRAIPDVYYQAARIDRASAWAVFRHIQLPKMKSVLLIAVMLRFMDSFMIYTEPFVLTGGGPGNATTFLSQTLTKMAVGQFDLGPAAAFSLVYFLIILLVSWLFYTAMTHNDEKN; translated from the coding sequence ATGAACAAGGTGATCAACAACAAGGCCTGGTGGCTGGTGCTGCCGGTGTTCCTGCTGGTGGCCTTCAGCGCCATCCTGCCGATGATGACGGTGGTCAACTACTCGGTGCAGGACATCTTCGATGCCAGCACGCGCACCTTCGTCGGCTTCGAGTGGTACAAGCAGGTGCTGCAGGACGAGCGCCTGCACGACTCGCTGCTGCGCCAGTTCGTCTTCTCCGCCTGCGTGCTGCTGATCGAGATCCCGCTGGGCATCGCCATCGCCCTGTGCATGCCGACCAGGGGGCGCTGGGCGTCGGCCTGCCTGATCGTCATGGCGATCCCGCTGCTGATTCCGTGGAACGTGATCGGCACCATCTGGCAGATCTTCGGCCGCGCCGACATCGGCCTCCTTGGCTGGACGCTGAGCAAGCTGGGCATCAGCTACAACTATGCCTCCAACACCATGGACGCCTGGGTCACGGTGCTGGTGATGGACGTCTGGCACTGGACCTCGCTGGTGGCGCTGTTGTGTTACTCGGGGCTGCGCGCCATCCCCGACGTGTACTACCAGGCCGCACGCATCGACCGCGCTTCGGCCTGGGCAGTGTTCCGCCACATCCAGCTGCCGAAGATGAAGAGCGTGTTGCTGATCGCCGTGATGCTGCGCTTCATGGACAGCTTCATGATCTACACCGAGCCGTTCGTGCTCACCGGTGGCGGGCCGGGCAACGCCACCACCTTCCTCAGCCAGACGCTGACCAAGATGGCCGTGGGCCAGTTCGACCTGGGCCCGGCGGCGGCATTTTCGCTGGTGTATTTCCTGATCATCCTGCTGGTGTCGTGGCTGTTCTACACCGCCATGACCCACAACGACGAGAAGAACTGA
- a CDS encoding sigma-54-dependent Fis family transcriptional regulator: MATPAPAPHTAPSHDTIVRDSWTRCREFGLTHQSQPEFGHAAPGEVSALLEGQHFLVQTTHREVLPYYENILANSNCLINLADNQGQLLQSWGDRRFVEPARAPGFVAGALWQERHTGTNAIGTALACGQAVHIQRDEHFLKANRYMTGSASPIFDASRQMIGVLDVSSDSYLPPSHTLGMVKMMSQSVENRLILNLFKDDYFQLSFNTNLDNLDSQWAGLLVFDESGQVVSANRRADTLLGVGLSRVNLGSLFDIPLQQLLDQPENLPFALRAAGRYRFHGLIKRPRKPRVQPRDFRQQAPQADAVPGDVTLAAISLGDPRVEKAVRQAERLVEKNIPILLQGETGAGKEVFVKALHNASSRASQPLIAVNCAAIPAELVESELFGYEKGAFTGASQKGSVGLIRKAHQGTLFLDEIGDMPLNVQARLLRVLQERSVQPLGGGEPYPVDIRLVSATNRPLRQDVDAGLFRQDLYYRISGLNLELPPLRERSDKAALFQRLWQHHREPSQWAGLSDEVLELFQRHPWPGNLRQLSSVMQIALAMAEDQPIRAEHLPDDFFVDLQQAPPVSTREGTQDAASADDLASQYHACGGNISHLARHLGLSRNTLYKRLRQQGLKV, from the coding sequence ATGGCCACCCCTGCCCCGGCGCCACACACGGCGCCCAGCCACGACACGATCGTGCGCGACTCCTGGACCCGCTGCCGCGAGTTCGGCCTTACCCACCAGAGCCAGCCCGAGTTCGGCCACGCCGCGCCGGGCGAGGTTTCGGCCCTGCTCGAAGGCCAGCACTTCCTGGTGCAGACCACCCATCGCGAGGTACTGCCCTACTACGAGAACATCCTCGCCAATTCCAACTGCCTGATCAATTTGGCCGACAATCAGGGCCAGCTGCTGCAGTCCTGGGGCGACCGCCGCTTCGTCGAACCGGCCCGGGCGCCGGGGTTCGTCGCCGGCGCGTTGTGGCAGGAACGCCACACCGGCACCAACGCCATCGGCACCGCGCTGGCCTGCGGGCAGGCGGTGCACATCCAGCGCGACGAACACTTCCTCAAGGCCAACCGCTACATGACCGGCTCGGCCTCGCCAATCTTCGATGCGAGCCGGCAGATGATCGGCGTGCTCGACGTCTCCAGTGACAGCTACCTGCCGCCCTCCCACACCCTGGGTATGGTCAAGATGATGAGCCAGTCGGTGGAAAACCGGCTGATCCTCAACCTGTTCAAAGACGACTACTTCCAGCTCAGTTTCAACACCAACCTCGACAACCTCGACAGCCAGTGGGCCGGCCTGCTGGTGTTCGACGAAAGCGGCCAGGTGGTCTCGGCCAACCGCCGCGCCGACACTCTGCTCGGCGTCGGCCTGTCGCGGGTCAACCTGGGCAGCCTGTTCGACATCCCGCTGCAGCAGCTGCTCGACCAGCCGGAGAACCTGCCCTTCGCCCTGCGCGCCGCCGGGCGCTACCGCTTCCACGGGCTGATCAAGCGCCCGCGCAAGCCGCGCGTCCAGCCGCGTGATTTCCGTCAGCAGGCGCCACAGGCCGATGCCGTTCCCGGCGACGTCACCCTGGCCGCCATCAGCCTCGGCGACCCGCGCGTGGAAAAGGCCGTGCGCCAGGCCGAACGCCTGGTGGAGAAGAACATCCCGATCCTCCTCCAGGGCGAGACCGGCGCCGGCAAGGAGGTGTTCGTCAAGGCGCTGCACAACGCCAGCTCGCGCGCCAGCCAGCCGCTGATCGCGGTGAACTGCGCGGCGATTCCCGCCGAGCTGGTGGAGTCGGAACTGTTCGGCTACGAGAAAGGCGCCTTCACCGGCGCCAGCCAGAAAGGCAGCGTCGGCCTGATCCGCAAGGCGCACCAGGGCACGCTGTTCCTCGACGAAATCGGCGACATGCCGCTCAACGTGCAGGCCCGCTTGCTGCGCGTGCTGCAGGAGCGCAGCGTGCAGCCGCTCGGTGGCGGCGAGCCGTACCCGGTGGACATCCGCCTGGTGTCGGCGACCAACCGCCCGCTGCGCCAGGACGTGGACGCCGGGCTGTTCCGCCAGGACCTCTACTACCGCATCAGCGGCCTCAACCTGGAGCTGCCGCCGCTGCGCGAACGCAGCGACAAGGCCGCGCTGTTCCAGCGCCTGTGGCAACACCACCGCGAACCCAGCCAGTGGGCCGGGCTGAGTGACGAGGTACTTGAGCTGTTCCAGCGCCACCCCTGGCCCGGCAACCTGCGCCAGCTGAGCAGCGTGATGCAGATTGCCCTGGCCATGGCCGAGGACCAGCCGATCCGCGCTGAACACCTGCCGGACGACTTCTTCGTCGACCTGCAGCAGGCGCCGCCCGTATCCACCAGGGAAGGCACACAGGACGCGGCGAGCGCGGACGACCTGGCCAGCCAGTATCACGCCTGCGGCGGTAACATCTCGCACCTGGCGCGCCACCTGGGCCTGAGCCGCAACACCCTGTACAAGCGCCTGCGCCAGCAGGGCCTGAAGGTCTAG
- a CDS encoding DUF2798 domain-containing protein: MIPRKYAPLLFALILSGLMSLMVSGISTYRVAGSLPGFASLWMSAWLTAWLFAFPAVLVVAPVARRVVEKFLVGTR; this comes from the coding sequence ATGATCCCGAGAAAGTACGCGCCACTGCTGTTCGCCCTGATCCTCTCCGGGCTGATGTCGCTGATGGTTTCCGGCATCTCCACCTACCGCGTCGCCGGCTCGCTGCCAGGCTTCGCCAGCCTGTGGATGAGTGCCTGGCTGACGGCGTGGCTGTTTGCGTTTCCCGCGGTGTTGGTGGTGGCGCCGGTGGCGAGGAGGGTGGTGGAGAAGTTTCTGGTGGGGACTAGATAG
- a CDS encoding carbohydrate ABC transporter permease, which produces MTLRKSIVLALYILFLLVPIYWLLNMSFKSNTEILGGLTFWPQTFTLHNYQVIFTDPSWYNGYLNSLYYVCLNTVISLLVALPAAYAFSRYRFLGDKHLFFWLLTNRMAPPAVFLLPFFQLYSSIGLFDTHIAVALAHCLFNVPLAVWILEGFMSGVPKEIDETAYIDGYSFPKFFAKIFIPLIGPGIGVTAFFCFMFSWVELLLARTLTSVNAKPIVAVMTRTVSASGIDWGVLAAAGVLTILPGMLVIWFVRNHVAKGFALGRV; this is translated from the coding sequence ATGACCCTGCGCAAATCCATCGTCCTGGCGCTCTACATCCTGTTCCTGCTGGTGCCGATCTACTGGCTGCTGAACATGTCGTTCAAGAGCAACACGGAAATCCTCGGCGGCCTGACCTTCTGGCCGCAGACCTTCACCCTGCACAACTACCAGGTGATCTTCACCGACCCCAGCTGGTACAACGGCTACCTCAACTCGCTGTACTACGTGTGCCTGAACACGGTGATTTCGCTGCTGGTGGCGCTGCCGGCGGCCTATGCGTTTTCGCGCTACCGCTTCCTCGGTGACAAGCACCTGTTCTTCTGGCTGCTGACCAACCGCATGGCGCCGCCGGCGGTATTCCTCCTGCCGTTCTTCCAGCTGTATTCTTCCATCGGCCTGTTCGACACGCACATCGCCGTGGCGCTGGCGCACTGCCTGTTCAACGTGCCGCTGGCGGTGTGGATCCTCGAGGGCTTCATGTCCGGTGTGCCGAAGGAAATCGACGAAACCGCCTACATCGACGGGTACAGCTTTCCCAAGTTCTTCGCCAAGATCTTCATCCCGCTGATCGGCCCCGGCATCGGGGTCACGGCGTTCTTCTGCTTCATGTTCTCCTGGGTCGAACTGTTGCTGGCGCGCACGCTGACCTCGGTGAACGCCAAGCCGATCGTCGCGGTGATGACCCGCACCGTGTCGGCCTCGGGCATCGACTGGGGCGTGCTGGCGGCGGCGGGGGTGCTGACCATCCTGCCAGGCATGCTGGTGATCTGGTTCGTGCGCAACCACGTGGCCAAGGGCTTCGCCCTGGGCCGGGTTTGA
- a CDS encoding LysR family transcriptional regulator — protein MSKDNYSAPIARLDLNLFRVFAVIYRERNLTRAAEQLCVSQSAVSHALARMRQQLDDPLFIREAQGVVPTPLALRIWPDVQEGLGFLQRAAAHSHSFEPIRDITAVTLAMLEVIEPAVLPTLVKALHSAVPGICVTSARIKRSTLKADLASGRIDCAIDVAQAADGELSHSFLSRDEFVVVSRSSAAIDRDHYFVAQHITVSSRRMGYGVVDFELARQGYQRQIAARCQHYESACRLVAGSDLLLTMPHSLAMSSNAYLGNHIHPLPVSVPGVELHLFWHREREADPANTWLRNTLLDAMQ, from the coding sequence ATGAGCAAAGATAATTACTCGGCCCCCATCGCACGCCTGGACCTGAACCTGTTTCGGGTCTTCGCCGTGATCTATCGCGAACGCAACCTGACCCGCGCTGCCGAGCAGCTGTGCGTCAGTCAGTCGGCCGTTAGCCATGCGCTGGCGCGTATGCGGCAGCAACTCGACGACCCGTTGTTTATTCGTGAGGCGCAGGGGGTGGTGCCCACGCCGCTGGCCCTGCGCATCTGGCCGGACGTGCAGGAGGGGCTGGGGTTTCTACAGCGGGCCGCAGCCCACAGCCACAGCTTCGAGCCCATCCGCGATATCACCGCGGTGACCCTGGCCATGCTCGAGGTGATAGAGCCTGCGGTATTGCCGACCCTGGTCAAGGCGCTGCATAGCGCAGTGCCGGGCATTTGCGTGACCAGTGCGCGGATCAAACGCTCAACGCTCAAGGCCGACCTGGCGAGCGGGCGTATTGACTGCGCCATCGACGTGGCCCAGGCCGCCGATGGCGAGCTGTCGCATAGCTTTCTGAGCCGTGACGAGTTTGTCGTGGTCAGCCGCTCAAGCGCCGCAATCGACCGCGACCACTACTTCGTCGCGCAGCACATCACCGTGTCGTCGCGGCGCATGGGTTACGGGGTGGTGGATTTCGAACTGGCCCGCCAAGGCTACCAACGGCAGATCGCCGCGCGCTGCCAGCACTACGAATCGGCCTGCCGTTTGGTGGCGGGCAGCGACCTGCTGCTAACCATGCCCCACAGCCTGGCGATGTCCAGCAACGCCTACCTGGGCAACCATATCCACCCGCTGCCGGTGAGCGTGCCGGGGGTGGAGCTGCACCTGTTCTGGCACCGAGAGCGCGAGGCGGATCCGGCCAATACCTGGTTGCGCAATACTCTGCTCGACGCCATGCAGTAG